From the Argentina anserina chromosome 3, drPotAnse1.1, whole genome shotgun sequence genome, the window taaatcatgtcatgttttattcccttaatgatcatcttctatttaattattgcatgacttggctccatctctttttctttaattatctcttctaattaattgttgcatgacttgttgatgataggaCTCCTTGTGCATGGCTTCTCCTTGTTACACTCTATTTCCCAACTCGTGAGTAATTCTCCATGTAGGCAAGACTCTCCCTTATTTTctctagtattatctcttaaatccaatctaaaaataagaaaataaaatcataagtaagagataattagtttaaaTAGTTATGTCCTAATCTAAACAATTGTtatcttaaaaagacacatgtaacaTACGAGCTcagctagattaggaaagtttctaatttgcaaaaaggaaacttactagaacatgaaagttactagaacatgaaagttcatttaaGAAAGTTTCGCAAAAAGAGTTTCAGATCAAGTAGGCTCTCCAAAAtgatacgtttcctagtctaacaaggatttctagtgcaagaaggactctcaaaatatcgccaatgcgaccaaaacatagaaagatgaagactcataATCCAacaggtttcctagtcctacattgattcctactcaaactaggactctagaccaattctgcgtttttaactcatgtaagcacaaaaaatgCATACAATACCGTCCAAGACTCTTACTGACGACTCGATGActtaatagtacaacaataagggctaaacaaagtacaaatggaggtaaaaatatgttaagaatgtcgcacaaagtgctcctatcagaacCATTCACCAATCGTGCTCTTTGTGACTCGATCTTATAATACAACATTACAAGTTGAAAAAGTGACCAAACAATCTAATTGGTAAGTCAATTTACCAACTGAAAAAAAACTTGAAgggaaaagaaagaacaaacaTGATACTTGAGTTTGTAGGATTAGAAAAGAGTTTTAAATTTCCTTTTCCAAAAATAGGCACTTTGTGACCATTAGCAACTGAAACATGAGAGGGTTTtccaaaagaatgaaaatcttGTAAAGATATCATTAGACATATGATTAGAGGCTCCTAAATCTACAATCCACTAATCATGCATTTGACTAAGATTTAATGTTGTTGAAATAGCACATATGATACATGGAATGTCTGTAGGCTCAGCTAGTTTTGACTTTGTGAGGAACCCAACAAATTTGCCAATCATAGCAATAGAATCACCATCTTGAGTCTTGCCTTGCTTCTGTTGAAGAAAGGAAGCACACTCATAAAGAAGTGAGGAAGTGAGATTTTGAGAGAGTTTGGTGTCAACAACCTCAAATTGGGAACTAAAATTTGATTCAGACccagaagatgaagatgataaAGGGGTATTGTTTCCTCTAGTCATAATGAGAGCAGTAGAACAATGAAATTATGGAATGAAAGTAGAGGCATGTCCTATAAGGATATcattgctctgataccatgaagaaatatgaactaaaaagaaactgagagaatgagaaagatgaagatggaTAATTCTCCAGTCAGTCCAGTGTATTTCAGTTGAGAATATAAACGGATGATAAGACtaaatagcaaaaagaacgACAAAGCTAACCATTGTTCTACCTAGTGAGAACAgacttttgagttttgactaAGAACTATTACTAGATCTAAAACTACTTTGTACATCCGGAAAATAAGGGATAATAAAGAGAAAAACTGCATAGCCATGACTGCATTTAATGCAGCAGCTTGAACACAACACGACACCAAAGGGAGCAAACGACCACAACCTTCAAAACTGAAAACGAGACTAACAGGAAGAAACGACAACACACTGCAGGCAGCCCGCCTGCTAGCCCTGCATCACCTCTGCACTGCCCAACACACTGCATATCAGACTGCATAACTTCAACAGTCTGGGTatcattttaggtttttactttttatattcTGCTGAAGGTTGTCCAAATGTTCAAACATCACCAAGTCTGTTTAAGCATGTCGATGATAAATTACACTGAAGGAAGAAAGTGTCTAGATTGGAGAGACaacttgtgtttctttttgaGTTACCAAGGAACAGCGTCTTCTGAAAGCTTTTAAAATGTTacagtaaatttaaatttagaaTGCAAGATTATGCTTGCATCATACAAGTTTCCTATAAACATTAACGAGTAGAATTCCACTAAGGTCGGTTTTCGGCTATGATCAGCTATTGATCACGACAACATCAATTGCTattagaaaaaagaagaatctCAGATGAAATTGGTTATGGCTAGGAAAGGAggacaaaaagaaagaaagaaagaaagaagagtcaCCTAGTGATATAAGGTTGACAAAAGAATCTGAAATGGACATGAATTATCAACCAACAGAAAAATATATGACTATATGCTGTAGTATGTTCTGCACATTGCTACATCATCAATGAAACGGATCGCAATGATTTGTAGAAATAACGGAAAACATTGAAAGTTCAAACATAAAGTCAtggtaaaccaaaaatgaACAAGGAACattgagacttgagagttCAAATTCAGACCTTCTCCTGTCAGAAAACAAGTGCGGCAAACATATTACACAAGATGAACCATTAGCCTGGGACACTATTACTATAGACTTCTCGTCTCTGATATGTACTTAAATATACTGAAAACTGATCTGTACACTCGGTAAAAATGGGAATATAGTGAAGCAACAAACCACTTCACAGACTTCCATTTTTATCCAcgtcacaagaaaaaaaagaagccaAGAATGAATTGCCTCGTCAACAGATTGGGGTGGGGGGCATCACGCCTAATCTCAAAGGAGTCGGAGTCTCAACCCGGCATCCACCTCCCATGGTTTCACTGGATGGCAAGACGCCTCTGTGAACCCTGATTTGAAGATATACTTCCCCTTTGCTGGCCTGTGCAGTCTCCTTCATCGGATCTTTTCCCTGAATACGAACGATACAATGATGCCTGCAAGCCACCATGAGTCTGATAGCATACACTACCATTTACTAAATTGTTAGTGGCATATGCATCATGGCCTTTAGGTCGACCAGCTTCCTGTTGACTAGAGGAAGAGTTCCATGTTTCTGCAGAATCTGAGGGTAAGGGTTCCGAGCCCGATGAACTGGTAGACTGTGATGAATGTGATGCCTTTTCTTGGCCAGTCGTCTTTGATGTATCACCAGTTGTCTTCTTTGCAAAACGTCCTCCAGTACCTCTTACCCTTCTCATAGCATGTTGATGTCGTGATTCATGCAGATATGGCTGTACCAACATAGGCAAATACTCGCTCAAATTTCATACCCATATTAACACCAAAAAATTGCCCAATTATAAAATTTTTGCCATAGATATACAGTAAGCTTGATGTTTTGTATCCTGACTAAtgccaaaaaataaataaatcaccCAATACAATGATTTACATATAAACAGAACCAACAAGTCCATATCACTGAATGAATTATGACCTGACAGTTACCACACAAGCAGGACCACTTGCAGCGGTTAGGAGTTCTGTCAAATATTATTCCCCTAcccaaaaaagaaatattCAGGCAACTAGCGTTTCACCAGAGCCTACTCTCTCTCAATTTAGGAGTACTTTTTTTATAGATTTGACCGACATTTTAAAGCATCTAAATATGCTCTTATCAGTGCAACTTCATGCCCCTTATTCTAAATCCAAGCTTGGCAGATTACTGGTCTAGTTTGTACTTCACATTTCTCTTCATGCTCTGCTGGTCTTGAGCTCATGATGAATAGAGAATTGGAGATAAGACACCGCGTCagtaaaattagaaaattgaGGGTTTTATAAGCTTTAGATTTAGTTTTGTTTGCTTCAATTTGGAAAATGATtggaaatgcaaaaaaataGACTGCTGAGACACAGGGTTCCAGTACCAACGGGTCTCATCTCTCCTAAACCTAATGTTAAGTTAACTCACTGAGAAGAAACTACAAAAAATTTCTTTGCTTAATTAAAATAGACATGTAGCAGATTATTTAAAGGCCTGATGACACATTTCATGACTTTCATCAGTACTTATGAAGAGGCCATACAACTTGGGACGGTCAACATCAATTAGTGCAATCAAAATGTTACCTTTCTGACTTTGATTAGCTTCTTTTCAAGTTCTGCTTTTGCACGTGCCTGTCTTCGCCGTAGAATCCCTTGGTATTGTTTAGCATTGACATATACAGGCTCCTGTGCCATCTCAAGAGGTAATGGCATTCTAGCATGTGGCATTCCAACAAAAGGAGGATAACCCTGAGCAATTGAGATAACATTAGATATTAAGAGATTTAAAAAGTGCAGATTTCACATCGACCTTGTTACACATAGCACGAATCATTACTAATTACTGCTACTATTACTATACCCACCACAAAATGATCTAGCACAAGGGAATAGTATCGCCCAAGACTTCTGATAGTGGAACCTTACGTTTTTTACAAAGGtagagaaaatgaaaagaaaagtaaaagCAAAGAACACTCACGGTTCTAGCAAGGACGGCACAGAACATCAAACagaaaaagatataaaagGGGCCAAGCTTATCGACAACAATAATGTCATTCATATATGTTCTGATTTGATTGGTAACAGGGTGGCTTCAATGCTTTATTCATATGCTTCACTAAAAATTACTACAGATATCAAGTTTCTCATTAAAACACACAAAAGGACTTCTCTATTCATTAATTTCCATGAAACTCCTTGAAAATAGACATAGATTGCAAGACCCACCGGTGTCCttcccctctttttttttttttttgttttgttcttgaGATGTCAGATCTCTCACTCAATGTGTTCTTGATAACTCTAAATGAAGTGTTCCAAGTTTTTATACTTATATTGGCCATGCTTCCCCTTTCATGGGATCTCTTTAGGCCCAAACGATCTCATTTTTTACATTCGGGGAGACAATGATATATTGCCGCACCACCTCCTCCATCATTATAATTGATTAATAAGACATAACTACTCAATATGTTGTATTATTAACAATAATAATAGAACTTCAACTCTGAAAAGCAAGGAGAAGACATCTAGGATGGGAAATACGGACTCTATAATGGTATTTACGCACCATATGGACTTCCTGGATTAATAATGATCTTGAATGGTAGATGTCTGAGGGAATAAAATGATTAGATACCAGGTTCAGCAAACTCAAGTTTTAAAGGACGAACACACACATAACACTTCGGTTTAGGAATCACTCCCACGTTTCTCACCTTAACCTAGGCTTCTCACCTTAGTCTAGGCTTCACACCCAGAACACTTTGTTTTAGGAATCTCTCCTAGATTTCTCACCTTAATCTAGGCTTCTCGCTGATCCCATCACAGGACAACtcagaaaatcaaaattaattcTTATTCAACAAAACATGCTTTAGCCATTCTGCTCTTACATATATTCATACCAGAGTTTATAGCCAACATTAACTAGCACCAACTGAAACAACAATTTGAAACGACACAACACAGAAACTTGAAAGGACACAAA encodes:
- the LOC126788521 gene encoding nuclear transcription factor Y subunit A-1 isoform X1 encodes the protein MQPNVESENRIPADHHTIPPPTVSSEPWWRTVGYNPTSPTVTGRNVSNSSSFERQKSHSESSEYKSVSDDGSNEDDDNTKESQMTSQSDGNKNQDLHLGSSSVPTVHDDGVAQPPQLELIGHSIACASNPYQDPYYAGMMAAYGHQPLGYPPFVGMPHARMPLPLEMAQEPVYVNAKQYQGILRRRQARAKAELEKKLIKVRKPYLHESRHQHAMRRVRGTGGRFAKKTTGDTSKTTGQEKASHSSQSTSSSGSEPLPSDSAETWNSSSSQQEAGRPKGHDAYATNNLVNGSVCYQTHGGLQASLYRSYSGKRSDEGDCTGQQRGSISSNQGSQRRLAIQ
- the LOC126788521 gene encoding nuclear transcription factor Y subunit A-1 isoform X2; its protein translation is MQPNVESENRIPADHHTIPPPTVSSEPWWRTVGYNPTSPTVTGRNVSNSSSFERQKSHSESSEYKSVSDDGSNEDDDNTKESQMTSQSVHDDGVAQPPQLELIGHSIACASNPYQDPYYAGMMAAYGHQPLGYPPFVGMPHARMPLPLEMAQEPVYVNAKQYQGILRRRQARAKAELEKKLIKVRKPYLHESRHQHAMRRVRGTGGRFAKKTTGDTSKTTGQEKASHSSQSTSSSGSEPLPSDSAETWNSSSSQQEAGRPKGHDAYATNNLVNGSVCYQTHGGLQASLYRSYSGKRSDEGDCTGQQRGSISSNQGSQRRLAIQ